The Blattabacterium cuenoti genome includes a region encoding these proteins:
- the nrfD gene encoding NrfD/PsrC family molybdoenzyme membrane anchor subunit → MLNHYESPIRKPLILGKKTLKNITDDIFNPIKNKAGNLWWFSLFISILAFLWGLGCILYTIMTGIGVWGLNRTINWAWDITNFVWWVGIGHAGTLISAVLLLFRQKWRLSINRSAEAMTIFAVIQAGLFPIIHMGRPWNAHWVLPIPNQFGTLWPNFNSPLLWDVFAISTYFSVSTIFWFMGLIPDFAMIRDRISDPFQKKIYSILSFGWGGTSKDWQRFEEISLILAGLCTPLVFSVHTIVSFDFSTSVIKGWHSTIFPPYFVAGAIFSGFAMVQTLLGVARKVLSLENYITRTHIEYMNMIILLTGGIVLLAYISEFILAWYSGNPFEKFIYFSIEASKGPFWWAFWALIICNIIIPQFLWIKSVRRSFFWSYVIAIIINIGMWFERFDIIVLNLSHDYLPSSWTGFLPSFVDVGIFVGTIGLFFILYLLYIRVFPVISQSELKTILKSDKK, encoded by the coding sequence ATGTTAAATCATTATGAATCACCTATAAGAAAACCCTTAATTTTAGGAAAAAAAACATTAAAAAATATCACGGATGATATATTCAATCCTATAAAAAATAAAGCTGGAAACCTATGGTGGTTCTCTTTATTTATTTCTATTTTAGCTTTTTTATGGGGATTAGGATGTATTCTATACACAATTATGACAGGTATAGGTGTATGGGGTTTAAATAGAACAATTAATTGGGCTTGGGATATTACAAATTTTGTTTGGTGGGTTGGAATTGGTCATGCTGGAACTTTAATTTCAGCTGTATTATTGCTTTTCCGTCAAAAATGGCGTTTATCTATTAATCGTTCAGCAGAAGCAATGACTATTTTTGCAGTAATCCAAGCTGGATTATTTCCCATAATTCATATGGGAAGACCATGGAATGCCCATTGGGTTTTGCCTATTCCAAATCAGTTTGGAACTCTATGGCCAAATTTTAATTCTCCATTATTGTGGGATGTTTTTGCGATAAGTACTTATTTTTCAGTGTCTACAATTTTTTGGTTCATGGGATTGATTCCAGACTTTGCAATGATACGAGACCGTATTTCAGATCCTTTTCAAAAAAAAATTTATAGTATTCTTAGTTTTGGATGGGGAGGGACATCAAAAGACTGGCAAAGATTTGAAGAAATTTCCTTAATTTTAGCAGGTTTATGTACTCCATTGGTCTTCTCTGTTCATACCATAGTTTCTTTTGATTTTTCTACTTCTGTAATTAAAGGTTGGCATAGTACAATATTTCCTCCTTATTTTGTAGCAGGAGCTATATTTTCTGGTTTTGCTATGGTACAAACTTTATTAGGCGTCGCGAGAAAAGTTCTTTCTTTAGAGAATTATATTACAAGAACTCATATAGAATACATGAATATGATTATATTATTAACAGGAGGAATTGTTTTATTAGCTTATATTTCAGAATTTATTCTTGCTTGGTACTCAGGAAATCCTTTCGAAAAATTTATTTATTTTTCTATAGAAGCATCTAAGGGTCCATTTTGGTGGGCTTTTTGGGCTTTGATTATTTGTAATATTATTATTCCTCAATTTTTATGGATTAAATCTGTGCGAAGAAGTTTTTTTTGGTCTTATGTTATCGCCATAATCATCAATATTGGAATGTGGTTTGAAAGATTTGATATTATTGTTTTGAATCTCAGCCATGATTATCTCCCTTCTTCTTGGACTGGTTTTCTCCCTTCATTTGTAGATGTAGGAATATTTGTAGGAACTATTGGATTATTTTTTATTCTGTATTTATTATATATACGTGTTTTTCCTGTTATTTCACAATCTGAATTAAAAACAATCTTGAAATCTGATAAAAAATAA
- a CDS encoding DUF3341 domain-containing protein, whose protein sequence is MINSIKTIQYHNYNIHEVYSPFPIHTLTKVLKLKKTNLSFLSFIYGLLGFFIACVLTWYTMIFDWPQNIGGKPSFSWIRNVPSFIPVIFELSIFFSAHFMCINYLIQCRLFPGRKQKNPDPRTTDHMFLIEIMTKTNDKKLVNLLKENGATEVLIKKC, encoded by the coding sequence ATGATCAATAGTATTAAAACTATACAGTATCATAATTATAACATACATGAAGTTTATTCTCCTTTTCCTATTCACACTTTGACTAAAGTATTAAAACTAAAAAAAACAAATTTATCTTTTTTATCTTTTATATATGGATTGTTAGGTTTTTTTATAGCTTGTGTATTAACTTGGTATACTATGATTTTTGATTGGCCTCAAAATATTGGAGGAAAACCTTCTTTTTCTTGGATTAGAAATGTTCCTTCTTTCATTCCTGTTATATTTGAATTATCAATTTTTTTTTCTGCACATTTTATGTGTATAAATTATTTAATTCAATGTAGATTATTTCCAGGACGAAAACAAAAAAATCCGGATCCAAGAACTACTGATCATATGTTTTTAATAGAGATTATGACTAAAACTAATGATAAAAAATTAGTAAATCTATTAAAAGAAAATGGAGCGACAGAGGTTTTAATAAAAAAATGTTAA
- a CDS encoding c-type cytochrome: MINRYLYILILMFFLESCWFDKTQPNIVYMPDMYYSDAYEPYSDPNFNHNKEIKKIEIPFFSKGKTSSLLPVKGTVSRNHSFSNLIDVKNKGFNDFKNITQNPLYIYNKEKKEISIKKGEKLYQINCSICHGKNGDGNGELVKNEKIFGIPNYKDRDITIGSIYYVVTYGKNNMNSYVSQLNEIDRWRVSEYVMFLKNK, from the coding sequence ATTATAAATAGATATTTATATATTTTAATATTAATGTTTTTTTTGGAATCGTGTTGGTTTGATAAAACCCAACCTAATATTGTGTATATGCCTGATATGTATTACTCAGATGCGTATGAACCTTATTCAGATCCTAATTTCAATCATAATAAAGAAATCAAAAAGATTGAAATACCCTTTTTTTCAAAAGGAAAGACTTCTTCATTATTACCAGTAAAAGGAACTGTATCTAGAAATCATTCATTTTCTAATTTAATAGATGTCAAAAATAAAGGATTTAATGATTTCAAAAATATAACTCAAAATCCACTGTACATATACAACAAAGAAAAAAAAGAAATTTCAATAAAAAAAGGAGAAAAATTATATCAAATCAATTGTTCTATATGTCATGGAAAAAATGGAGATGGAAATGGAGAATTGGTAAAAAATGAAAAAATTTTTGGAATTCCTAATTATAAAGATAGAGATATTACTATTGGTAGTATTTACTATGTTGTTACCTATGGTAAAAATAACATGAACTCTTATGTTTCACAATTAAATGAAATAGATAGATGGAGAGTATCAGAATATGTTATGTTTTTAAAAAATAAGTAA
- a CDS encoding potassium channel family protein: MKIIIVGLGNFGRSLALNLTDNGHEVFGIDHKMEKVDLLKDHIANVVCMDANNEAAYKVLPIQQADLGIVAIGENEGSSIVTTAILKKYKNLRIVSRSLSKIHDTILEAMGISDVIHPEQDAAFRLTKQISFNYALDYLRIDNKHSIAEVFSPYSFSGKSVKSLKLTQKYSVSLITVIRDINNPMSSKGTPTRKVIGLVTGDTILQKGDILTLFGSNKSIMNFVKDKNNN; the protein is encoded by the coding sequence ATGAAAATTATAATTGTTGGGTTAGGAAATTTTGGAAGATCTTTAGCTCTTAATTTAACAGATAATGGACATGAAGTATTTGGTATAGATCATAAAATGGAAAAAGTAGATTTATTAAAAGATCACATTGCTAATGTCGTATGTATGGATGCAAATAATGAAGCAGCTTACAAAGTTTTGCCAATTCAACAAGCAGATTTAGGAATTGTAGCTATTGGAGAGAACGAAGGCTCTTCAATAGTCACTACAGCTATACTTAAAAAGTATAAAAATTTGAGAATTGTAAGTAGATCTTTATCTAAAATACATGATACAATATTAGAAGCTATGGGAATTAGTGATGTGATTCATCCAGAACAGGATGCTGCATTTCGACTAACCAAACAAATATCTTTTAATTATGCTTTAGATTATTTGAGAATAGATAATAAACATTCTATAGCAGAAGTATTTTCTCCATATTCTTTTAGCGGAAAATCTGTTAAAAGTTTAAAATTAACACAAAAATATTCTGTTTCTTTAATTACTGTGATACGAGACATAAATAATCCTATGTCATCTAAAGGAACTCCTACAAGAAAAGTTATTGGATTAGTTACAGGAGATACTATTTTACAAAAAGGAGATATATTAACTCTTTTTGGGTCAAACAAATCTATTATGAATTTCGTGAAAGATAAAAATAATAATTAA